A DNA window from Aquarana catesbeiana isolate 2022-GZ linkage group LG01, ASM4218655v1, whole genome shotgun sequence contains the following coding sequences:
- the CXXC4 gene encoding CXXC-type zinc finger protein 4 isoform X1: MSNMNTNVCVENGQNPEAAVLSKDNLVEGALNSLMDYNSEMERYRSFATFYKTNGAFPQAAKIARITTPIFPSARIGMSPWNCDNAMLWGRKSAAINPNRTSMHRNDSQRLGKPGATPESLQMANNNFLSTLSPEHCRPLAGECMNKLKCGAAEAEIMNLPERVGTFSAIPALGGISLPPGVIVMTALHSPAAASAAVTDSAFQIANLADCPQNNSSGAGGNPAKKKRKRCGVCVPCKRLINCGVCSSCRNRKTGHQICKFRKCEELKKKPGTSLEVRGDDSFFPCLPSSLLPPIPPPLQCLLSGFKTHYPFSDASVRL; the protein is encoded by the coding sequence ATGTCCAATATGAACACGAATGTCTGCGTGGAGAATGGACAGAACCCCGAGGCTGCCGTGCTCTCCAAGGATAACCTAGTGGAGGGGGCTTTAAACAGCCTTATGGATTACAATTCGGAAATGGAAAGGTATAGGTCCTTTGCAACGTTTTACAAAACGAATGGTGCATTTCCTCAGGCTGCTAAAATTGCCAGGATCACCACCCCTATCTTCCCCAGTGCCCGGATAGGCATGTCTCCTTGGAACTGTGATAATGCAATGCTTTGGGGGAGGAAATCAGCCGCTATCAACCCTAATAGGACCAGCATGCACAGAAACGACTCCCAAAGGCTGGGGAAGCCTGGCGCAACGCCAGAGTCGTTGCAAATGGCAAATAATAATTTCCTTTCCACCTTATCCCCTGAACACTGCAGACCTTTGGCAGGGGAATGCATGAACAAGCTCAAATGCGGCGCCGCTGAAGCAGAGATAATGAATCTCCCTGAACGCGTTGGAACTTTTTCCGCTATTCCGGCTCTAGGGGGCATCTCATTACCTCCAGGGGTCATCGTCATGACAGCCCTTCACTCCCCCGCAGCAGCCTCGGCAGCCGTCACAGACAGTGCGTTTCAAATTGCCAATCTGGCAGACTGCCCGCAGAATAATTCTTCGGGAGCTGGCGGGAACCCTGCCAAGAAGAAGAGGAAAAGGTGTGGGGTCTGTGTGCCCTGCAAGAGGCTCATCAACTGTGGAGTCTGCAGCAGTTGCAGGAACCGCAAAACAGGACACCAGATCTGCAAATTTAGGAAATGTGAAGAGCTTAAGAAAAAACCTGGCACTTCACTAGAGGTCAGAGGAGATGATTCTTTCTTTCCCTGCCTTCCCAGCTCCCTGcttccccccatccctccacccCTTCAGTGCCTCTTGTCTGGCTTCAAGACGCACTACCCCTTTTCCGATGCCTCCGTCAGGTTGTGA
- the CXXC4 gene encoding CXXC-type zinc finger protein 4 isoform X2 has translation MSNMNTNVCVENGQNPEAAVLSKDNLVEGALNSLMDYNSEMERYRSFATFYKTNGAFPQAAKIARITTPIFPSARIGMSPWNCDNAMLWGRKSAAINPNRTSMHRNDSQRLGKPGATPESLQMANNNFLSTLSPEHCRPLAGECMNKLKCGAAEAEIMNLPERVGTFSAIPALGGISLPPGVIVMTALHSPAAASAAVTDSAFQIANLADCPQNNSSGAGGNPAKKKRKRCGVCVPCKRLINCGVCSSCRNRKTGHQICKFRKCEELKKKPGTSLERTPVPSAEAFRWFF, from the coding sequence ATGTCCAATATGAACACGAATGTCTGCGTGGAGAATGGACAGAACCCCGAGGCTGCCGTGCTCTCCAAGGATAACCTAGTGGAGGGGGCTTTAAACAGCCTTATGGATTACAATTCGGAAATGGAAAGGTATAGGTCCTTTGCAACGTTTTACAAAACGAATGGTGCATTTCCTCAGGCTGCTAAAATTGCCAGGATCACCACCCCTATCTTCCCCAGTGCCCGGATAGGCATGTCTCCTTGGAACTGTGATAATGCAATGCTTTGGGGGAGGAAATCAGCCGCTATCAACCCTAATAGGACCAGCATGCACAGAAACGACTCCCAAAGGCTGGGGAAGCCTGGCGCAACGCCAGAGTCGTTGCAAATGGCAAATAATAATTTCCTTTCCACCTTATCCCCTGAACACTGCAGACCTTTGGCAGGGGAATGCATGAACAAGCTCAAATGCGGCGCCGCTGAAGCAGAGATAATGAATCTCCCTGAACGCGTTGGAACTTTTTCCGCTATTCCGGCTCTAGGGGGCATCTCATTACCTCCAGGGGTCATCGTCATGACAGCCCTTCACTCCCCCGCAGCAGCCTCGGCAGCCGTCACAGACAGTGCGTTTCAAATTGCCAATCTGGCAGACTGCCCGCAGAATAATTCTTCGGGAGCTGGCGGGAACCCTGCCAAGAAGAAGAGGAAAAGGTGTGGGGTCTGTGTGCCCTGCAAGAGGCTCATCAACTGTGGAGTCTGCAGCAGTTGCAGGAACCGCAAAACAGGACACCAGATCTGCAAATTTAGGAAATGTGAAGAGCTTAAGAAAAAACCTGGCACTTCACTAGAG
- the CXXC4 gene encoding CXXC-type zinc finger protein 4 isoform X3 codes for MSNMNTNVCVENGQNPEAAVLSKDNLVEGALNSLMDYNSEMERYRSFATFYKTNGAFPQAAKIARITTPIFPSARIGMSPWNCDNAMLWGRKSAAINPNRTSMHRNDSQRLGKPGATPESLQMANNNFLSTLSPEHCRPLAGECMNKLKCGAAEAEIMNLPERVGTFSAIPALGGISLPPGVIVMTALHSPAAASAAVTDSAFQIANLADCPQNNSSGAGGNPAKKKRKRCGVCVPCKRLINCGVCSSCRNRKTGHQICKFRKCEELKKKPGTSLEGNWHF; via the coding sequence ATGTCCAATATGAACACGAATGTCTGCGTGGAGAATGGACAGAACCCCGAGGCTGCCGTGCTCTCCAAGGATAACCTAGTGGAGGGGGCTTTAAACAGCCTTATGGATTACAATTCGGAAATGGAAAGGTATAGGTCCTTTGCAACGTTTTACAAAACGAATGGTGCATTTCCTCAGGCTGCTAAAATTGCCAGGATCACCACCCCTATCTTCCCCAGTGCCCGGATAGGCATGTCTCCTTGGAACTGTGATAATGCAATGCTTTGGGGGAGGAAATCAGCCGCTATCAACCCTAATAGGACCAGCATGCACAGAAACGACTCCCAAAGGCTGGGGAAGCCTGGCGCAACGCCAGAGTCGTTGCAAATGGCAAATAATAATTTCCTTTCCACCTTATCCCCTGAACACTGCAGACCTTTGGCAGGGGAATGCATGAACAAGCTCAAATGCGGCGCCGCTGAAGCAGAGATAATGAATCTCCCTGAACGCGTTGGAACTTTTTCCGCTATTCCGGCTCTAGGGGGCATCTCATTACCTCCAGGGGTCATCGTCATGACAGCCCTTCACTCCCCCGCAGCAGCCTCGGCAGCCGTCACAGACAGTGCGTTTCAAATTGCCAATCTGGCAGACTGCCCGCAGAATAATTCTTCGGGAGCTGGCGGGAACCCTGCCAAGAAGAAGAGGAAAAGGTGTGGGGTCTGTGTGCCCTGCAAGAGGCTCATCAACTGTGGAGTCTGCAGCAGTTGCAGGAACCGCAAAACAGGACACCAGATCTGCAAATTTAGGAAATGTGAAGAGCTTAAGAAAAAACCTGGCACTTCACTAGAG